From one Nonomuraea polychroma genomic stretch:
- the polX gene encoding DNA polymerase/3'-5' exonuclease PolX, which produces MARTNDDVSDVLEEYADLLAITGHEDFKVRVYQKAARSVGAYPDDIAGYDADALRRIPNVGESIAAKVAEYLRSGTMPKLEELRSRIPAGVRALTHIPALGPKRAMVLHQSLGVDSPESLESAITAGALRDLPGFGAKTEENLLHGIALLRDAGRRVHIGVAMPLAEDIVAALQAVQGCRRCGYAGSLRRMKDTIGDIDVLATSNRPKVLMDAFAGLPDVTEVIVRGDKKTSVRTSQGLQVDIRVVPPDAWGAAVQYFTGAKAHNIRTREIAQHRKLKLSEYGLFDAVTDEKIVSSTEEEVYERLGLPWIPPTLREDTGEIEAALAGTLPELVTEADLRGDLHTHTDLTDGHASLEDMVAAAAERGYAYYAVTDHGPDLYMQRMTLDKATAQRERLRELDGTYGLRLLHGIELNIGPDGQVDWPSDVLAGFDVCVASVHSHFDLPRAKMTRRLVRAARNPHVNIIGHPSARLIGRRPPIDVDWDQVFQTCARSGTALEINAFPDRLDLAADLIRQAHGYGVKFAVDSDSHAVGHLANMRYGIGTAQRGWLTAEDVINTWPLDRLTAFLRKGR; this is translated from the coding sequence ATGGCACGCACCAACGACGACGTGTCCGACGTGCTGGAAGAGTACGCTGACCTGCTCGCCATCACCGGTCACGAGGACTTCAAAGTCCGCGTTTACCAAAAGGCAGCCCGGTCCGTAGGCGCCTATCCGGACGACATCGCCGGCTACGACGCCGACGCGCTGCGGCGAATCCCCAACGTGGGCGAGTCGATCGCCGCCAAGGTGGCCGAATACCTGCGCTCCGGCACCATGCCGAAGCTCGAGGAGCTTCGCAGCCGCATCCCTGCCGGGGTCCGCGCGCTCACCCATATCCCCGCACTCGGCCCCAAGCGGGCGATGGTGTTGCACCAGAGCCTGGGCGTGGACTCACCGGAGAGCCTGGAATCCGCGATCACGGCGGGCGCCCTGCGGGACCTGCCGGGATTCGGCGCCAAGACCGAGGAGAACCTGCTGCACGGCATCGCCTTGCTGCGTGACGCGGGCCGGCGGGTCCACATCGGCGTGGCCATGCCGCTGGCCGAGGACATCGTGGCGGCGCTGCAGGCGGTACAGGGCTGCCGCCGCTGCGGCTACGCGGGGTCACTGCGCCGTATGAAGGACACCATCGGCGACATCGACGTCCTGGCCACGTCCAACCGGCCGAAAGTGCTGATGGATGCCTTTGCCGGGCTACCCGACGTGACCGAGGTGATCGTACGTGGCGACAAGAAGACCTCGGTCCGTACGAGCCAAGGGCTGCAAGTGGACATCCGGGTCGTGCCGCCGGACGCGTGGGGCGCGGCCGTGCAGTACTTCACGGGCGCCAAGGCGCACAACATCCGCACCCGCGAGATCGCCCAGCACCGCAAGCTCAAGCTGTCGGAGTACGGCCTGTTCGACGCCGTCACCGACGAGAAGATCGTCTCCAGCACCGAGGAGGAGGTCTACGAGCGGCTCGGCCTGCCGTGGATCCCGCCGACCCTGCGCGAGGACACCGGCGAGATCGAGGCCGCGCTGGCCGGAACCCTGCCCGAGCTGGTCACCGAGGCCGACCTGCGCGGCGACCTGCACACCCACACCGACCTCACCGACGGCCACGCCTCGCTCGAGGACATGGTCGCCGCCGCGGCCGAACGCGGATACGCCTACTACGCCGTCACCGACCACGGGCCCGACCTCTACATGCAGCGCATGACCCTGGACAAGGCCACCGCGCAACGCGAGCGGCTGCGCGAGCTGGACGGCACGTACGGCCTGCGGCTGCTGCACGGCATCGAGCTCAACATCGGCCCTGACGGCCAGGTGGACTGGCCGTCCGACGTGCTGGCCGGGTTCGACGTGTGCGTGGCCTCGGTGCACTCCCACTTCGACCTGCCGCGGGCCAAGATGACCCGGCGGCTGGTACGCGCCGCGCGGAACCCGCACGTCAACATCATCGGCCACCCCAGCGCCCGCCTGATCGGCCGCCGCCCGCCGATCGACGTGGACTGGGACCAGGTCTTCCAGACATGCGCGCGCTCCGGCACCGCGCTGGAGATCAACGCCTTCCCCGACCGCCTCGACCTGGCCGCGGACCTGATCCGGCAGGCGCACGGGTACGGCGTGAAGTTCGCCGTCGACAGCGACTCCCATGCGGTCGGCCACCTGGCCAACATGCGCTACGGCATCGGGACGGCGCAGCGCGGCTGGCTGACCGCGGAAGACGTCATCAACACCTGGCCGCTGGACCGCCTCACCGCCTTCCTCCGTAAGGGGCGGTAA
- a CDS encoding PEP-utilizing enzyme gives MPAVICVRNATHEIKTGQLITIDGTAGTVRVEEDA, from the coding sequence ATCCCGGCGGTCATCTGCGTCCGGAACGCCACGCACGAGATCAAGACCGGGCAGCTCATCACCATCGACGGGACCGCGGGCACGGTGCGGGTGGAGGAGGACGCCTGA
- a CDS encoding dihydrofolate reductase family protein codes for MRTIIASLFISLDGVVEEPSEWHFPYFNDEMGAAVTAQMADTLLLGRKTYDSFAGAWPEREAAGDEDAGFAKTLGDARKIVVSRQPLEFTWRNSELLEGDLVEAVTALKNEQGGRIAMSGSISVVRQLLAAGLLDELHLLVHPIAIRKGERLFDEGENPIPLELVKSETFTTGVLYLVYRPAQATGETSYDDAKGNLSQGEQ; via the coding sequence ATGAGGACGATCATCGCAAGCCTGTTCATCTCACTCGACGGGGTCGTCGAGGAGCCGTCGGAGTGGCATTTCCCGTACTTCAACGACGAGATGGGTGCCGCCGTGACCGCGCAGATGGCCGACACCCTGCTCCTGGGGCGCAAGACCTACGACAGCTTCGCCGGAGCGTGGCCGGAGCGGGAGGCCGCGGGCGACGAAGACGCCGGCTTCGCAAAGACGCTGGGCGACGCACGGAAGATCGTCGTGTCGCGCCAGCCCCTGGAGTTCACCTGGCGGAACTCCGAACTGCTCGAGGGCGACCTGGTCGAGGCCGTGACCGCGTTGAAGAACGAGCAGGGCGGCCGCATCGCCATGAGCGGCTCGATCTCGGTGGTCCGCCAGCTGCTGGCCGCGGGGCTGCTGGACGAGCTGCACCTGCTGGTGCACCCGATCGCCATCCGCAAGGGCGAGCGCCTGTTCGACGAGGGGGAGAACCCCATCCCTCTGGAGCTGGTCAAGTCCGAGACGTTCACGACGGGTGTGCTGTACCTGGTCTACCGGCCTGCCCAGGCGACCGGCGAGACTTCCTACGACGACGCCAAGGGCAACCTCTCCCAGGGCGAGCAGTAG
- a CDS encoding cation transporter: MSAINLPGLGPSPARRALLQHRIRLLVAATITYNVIEAIVAITAGTIASSAALIGFGLDSVVEVASAAAVAWQFAATDHERREKTALRVIAISFFALAAYVTFDAVRALLGVGEAEHSTPGLILAALSLLVMPFLSYAQRRAGRELGSASAVADSKQTLLCTYLSGVLLVGLALNSLFGWSWADPIAALVIAAVAVKEGREAWRGDACCAVPTVATTSGSTVSETDGCSDGCCSPAQQRDGGL, translated from the coding sequence ATGAGCGCGATCAACCTGCCCGGCCTCGGCCCGTCCCCGGCCCGGCGCGCACTGCTGCAGCACCGCATCCGGCTGCTGGTGGCCGCCACCATCACCTACAACGTGATCGAAGCGATCGTGGCCATCACCGCCGGCACCATCGCCTCCTCCGCCGCCCTCATCGGTTTCGGGCTCGACTCCGTCGTCGAGGTCGCCTCGGCCGCCGCGGTGGCCTGGCAGTTCGCCGCCACCGACCATGAACGCCGGGAGAAGACGGCGCTGCGAGTCATCGCGATCTCCTTCTTCGCCCTGGCGGCCTACGTCACCTTCGACGCCGTACGCGCCCTGCTCGGCGTCGGCGAGGCCGAGCACTCCACTCCCGGCCTGATCCTGGCCGCCCTGTCGCTGCTTGTCATGCCGTTCCTGTCGTACGCCCAACGCCGGGCCGGCCGCGAGCTCGGCTCCGCCTCGGCGGTGGCCGACTCCAAGCAGACCCTGCTCTGCACCTACCTGTCGGGCGTTCTCCTGGTGGGGCTGGCGCTCAACAGCCTGTTCGGCTGGTCCTGGGCCGACCCGATCGCCGCCTTGGTCATCGCCGCCGTGGCGGTCAAGGAAGGCCGCGAGGCTTGGCGCGGGGATGCCTGCTGCGCCGTTCCCACAGTCGCCACCACGTCCGGCAGCACGGTCTCCGAGACCGACGGTTGCTCGGACGGTTGTTGCTCGCCTGCTCAGCAGAGGGACGGCGGCCTGTGA
- a CDS encoding ArsR/SmtB family transcription factor, whose translation MAIDSDAGPCVSVDIAAGIPPAAALFHSLADENRLRIVQRLARGEARVVDLTTELGLAQSTVSKHLACLRDCHLVDYRAEGRQSFYSLTRPELMDLLTSAEQLLAATGHAVTLCPAPGAGRPGDGVRLAAGDVVT comes from the coding sequence ATGGCGATTGATAGTGATGCCGGCCCCTGCGTCAGTGTTGACATCGCCGCCGGCATCCCTCCGGCGGCGGCACTGTTCCACTCCCTGGCCGATGAGAACCGGCTGCGCATCGTGCAACGCCTGGCCCGCGGCGAGGCCCGCGTGGTGGACCTGACCACCGAGCTCGGCCTGGCCCAGTCCACCGTCTCCAAGCACCTGGCCTGCCTGCGCGACTGCCACCTGGTCGACTACCGCGCCGAAGGCCGCCAGTCCTTCTACTCCCTGACCAGACCCGAGCTGATGGACCTGCTCACCTCCGCCGAGCAGCTACTGGCCGCCACCGGCCACGCCGTCACGCTCTGCCCCGCCCCCGGCGCCGGCCGCCCAGGTGACGGCGTCAGGCTTGCCGCGGGGGATGTGGTGACATGA
- a CDS encoding MerR family transcriptional regulator, with protein MKIGQVAEAAGVSVDTVRFYERRGVLPAAERRPSGYRIFDAGAVERIRMAKALQELGFTLDEVIDAMAAHDGGGATCESERWRLESVVDRIDAKIADLMRARRNAVEGLEDCRAGRCRLVPSRQR; from the coding sequence ATGAAAATCGGGCAGGTGGCCGAGGCGGCAGGAGTCAGCGTGGACACGGTCCGCTTCTACGAACGGCGCGGCGTGCTCCCGGCGGCCGAACGCAGGCCGTCGGGCTATCGGATCTTCGACGCCGGGGCGGTGGAGCGTATCCGCATGGCCAAGGCGCTGCAGGAACTGGGCTTCACGCTCGATGAGGTCATCGACGCCATGGCCGCGCACGACGGGGGCGGAGCGACGTGTGAGAGCGAACGCTGGCGGCTGGAGTCGGTGGTCGACCGGATCGACGCCAAGATCGCCGACCTGATGCGGGCACGGCGCAACGCCGTCGAGGGCTTGGAGGACTGCCGGGCGGGTCGATGCCGACTCGTCCCATCTCGCCAGAGGTAA
- a CDS encoding cadmium resistance transporter: MDGIAGTLAAAAGMFAGTNIDDIIVLTVLFLSWRANAKPRPWQIWAGQYTGIAVLVLVSVVAALGLTIVPEDWVGLLGFIPFALGVKGLVSAFRARGDGQDTSSVVASGVASVAGVTIANGADNISVYTPVFRTIGTGPTLVTIAVFAIGVALWCAAGSWLGSHRKIIDLIERYGHLLVPVVFMTIGIVIVVESGVIAKIS; the protein is encoded by the coding sequence GTGGACGGGATCGCAGGAACCTTAGCGGCGGCGGCCGGAATGTTCGCCGGGACCAACATCGACGACATCATCGTGCTGACGGTGCTGTTCCTGTCCTGGCGGGCGAACGCGAAACCGCGGCCGTGGCAGATCTGGGCCGGGCAGTACACCGGGATCGCCGTCCTGGTGCTGGTGTCGGTGGTCGCGGCGCTCGGGTTGACGATCGTGCCTGAGGACTGGGTCGGCCTCCTGGGGTTCATCCCCTTCGCGCTCGGCGTCAAGGGCCTGGTCTCAGCCTTCCGGGCTCGTGGCGACGGCCAGGATACGTCCTCGGTGGTCGCGTCTGGGGTGGCGTCGGTGGCCGGGGTGACGATCGCCAACGGCGCCGACAACATCTCGGTCTACACCCCGGTGTTTCGCACCATCGGCACCGGGCCCACATTGGTCACCATCGCCGTGTTCGCCATCGGGGTGGCGCTATGGTGCGCGGCCGGTTCATGGCTCGGCTCTCATCGGAAGATCATCGACCTGATCGAACGGTACGGCCACCTGCTCGTGCCCGTCGTCTTCATGACCATCGGGATCGTGATCGTCGTGGAGTCCGGCGTCATCGCCAAGATCTCCTGA
- a CDS encoding M28 family metallopeptidase yields MRSRLHKGVLGALTAVAVAISPLAFAGPAAAQHGDDYAVRKLVEAVSGKNVKKHLWAFQAIADANGGTRVSGTPGFDASRDYVARKLRGAGYDVTIQPFEFTFDGYRTPPALKRTSPDPKTYTYGFFSDYVAMGDSPAGAVSGTVQAVDLVLPPGPAANTSTSGCEASDFAGFVAGNIALMQRGTCNFRIKVENAIAAGAAGAIVFNEGQEGRTEVDFNPVLGGPGITIPSFFTRFSVGQELAAAAGTTVQMNWDPIVETRTTYNVIAQTKKGNPDNVVMLGAHLDSVQEGPGINDNGSGSAGLLEVALQAANIRPKNQLRFAFWGAEEFGLLGSEHYVASLTAEERARITLYLNFDMIASPNYTFGIYDGDGDAFGTAGPPGSDVIEEDFEKFFAGRGQPYKATAFTGRSDYGPFIDVGIPSGGLFTGAEELKTEEEAAIFGGTAGVPLDPCYHSVCDTIKNVNDKALDVNSDAIAALTAKYAFSTGTIPTDPAPTVAAQRSDAKHTHTHKPADSAS; encoded by the coding sequence ATGCGTTCCCGACTGCACAAGGGCGTTCTCGGCGCCTTAACCGCGGTTGCCGTGGCGATATCCCCGCTGGCATTCGCCGGCCCGGCCGCCGCTCAGCACGGCGACGACTACGCCGTACGCAAGCTGGTTGAAGCGGTTTCCGGCAAGAACGTCAAGAAACACCTATGGGCTTTTCAGGCGATCGCGGACGCCAACGGCGGGACCCGCGTCTCGGGCACGCCGGGCTTCGACGCCTCCCGTGATTACGTGGCGCGTAAGCTCCGCGGCGCCGGGTACGACGTGACGATCCAGCCGTTCGAGTTCACCTTCGACGGCTACAGGACACCGCCCGCGCTCAAGCGGACCAGCCCGGACCCGAAGACGTACACGTACGGGTTCTTCAGTGACTACGTGGCGATGGGCGACTCGCCCGCGGGCGCGGTCAGTGGCACGGTCCAGGCCGTGGACCTGGTGCTGCCGCCCGGGCCGGCCGCCAACACCTCGACCTCCGGCTGCGAGGCGAGCGACTTCGCCGGATTCGTCGCCGGCAACATCGCGCTCATGCAGCGCGGCACCTGCAACTTCCGCATCAAGGTCGAGAACGCCATCGCGGCGGGCGCGGCCGGGGCCATCGTGTTCAACGAGGGGCAGGAAGGCCGCACCGAGGTGGACTTCAACCCGGTGCTCGGCGGGCCCGGCATCACGATCCCGTCGTTCTTCACTCGTTTCTCCGTCGGCCAGGAGCTGGCGGCCGCGGCGGGGACGACGGTGCAGATGAACTGGGACCCGATCGTCGAGACCCGGACGACGTACAACGTGATCGCCCAGACCAAGAAGGGCAACCCGGACAACGTCGTGATGCTCGGCGCCCACCTCGACAGCGTCCAGGAGGGGCCCGGCATCAACGACAACGGCTCGGGCAGCGCCGGCCTCCTGGAGGTCGCGCTCCAGGCCGCCAACATCAGGCCGAAGAACCAGCTGCGCTTCGCCTTCTGGGGCGCGGAGGAGTTCGGCCTGCTCGGCTCCGAGCATTACGTCGCGTCGCTGACGGCGGAGGAGCGGGCCAGGATCACCCTCTACCTCAACTTCGACATGATCGCCTCGCCGAACTACACGTTCGGGATCTACGACGGTGACGGCGACGCGTTCGGCACCGCGGGCCCGCCCGGATCGGACGTGATCGAGGAGGACTTCGAGAAGTTCTTCGCCGGGCGCGGGCAGCCGTACAAGGCGACGGCGTTCACCGGCCGCTCCGACTACGGACCGTTCATCGACGTGGGCATTCCGTCGGGCGGGTTGTTCACCGGGGCCGAGGAGCTCAAGACCGAGGAGGAGGCCGCGATCTTCGGCGGCACGGCCGGCGTCCCGCTCGACCCCTGCTACCACAGCGTCTGTGACACGATCAAGAACGTCAACGACAAGGCGCTCGACGTCAACTCCGACGCGATCGCGGCACTGACCGCGAAGTACGCGTTCAGCACCGGGACGATCCCCACCGATCCGGCGCCCACCGTCGCGGCCCAGCGCAGCGACGCCAAGCACACCCACACGCACAAGCCCGCCGACTCGGCGAGCTGA
- a CDS encoding M28 family peptidase, translated as MLLTCRKGVILTAIATLLLSLPAAPAQAAAPPDIPLANVKAHLAQFQSIANANGGTRAHGRPGYLASANYVKGLLDAAGYTTTLQSFTYNGATGYNVIADWPGGNPDDILMVGAHLDSVTAGPGINDNGSGSAAILESALEVSRQALQPTKHLRFAWWGAEELGLRGSQFYINNLPAAERARIKGYLNFDMVGSPNAGYFIYDGDNSDGTGAGPGPAGSAALEQTLQSYFTSIGVPTRGTDFDGRSDYGPFIAVGIPAGGTFTGAEGIKSSAQAALWGGTAGQAFDVCYHRACDTTANINDTALDRNADAIAHAVWTIGTAVPPVVVWQDTFETATGWTADPNGTDTATLGQWERGDPEATTSSGAKQLGTTVSGTNDLVTGRLAGSSAGAYDIDGGVTSIQSPPITLPSAGALNLSLSWYLAHGSNSSSADYLRVRVVGNTTATVFQQAGAATNRNGSWATATASLNAFAGQTVRILIDAADASTASLVEAGVDDVKITR; from the coding sequence ATGCTGCTCACCTGCAGAAAAGGCGTCATACTCACAGCGATCGCCACTCTCCTGTTATCCCTGCCGGCCGCGCCCGCTCAGGCCGCAGCCCCGCCGGACATCCCACTGGCCAACGTGAAGGCGCACCTGGCCCAGTTCCAGTCCATCGCCAACGCCAACGGCGGCACCCGAGCCCACGGCCGCCCTGGCTACCTGGCCTCCGCCAACTACGTCAAGGGGCTGCTGGACGCCGCCGGATACACCACGACGCTCCAGTCCTTCACCTACAACGGCGCGACCGGCTACAACGTCATCGCCGACTGGCCCGGCGGGAATCCCGACGACATCCTGATGGTCGGCGCGCACCTCGACAGTGTCACGGCCGGCCCCGGCATCAACGACAACGGCTCGGGCAGCGCGGCCATCCTGGAGAGCGCCCTCGAGGTGTCCCGTCAGGCGCTCCAGCCCACCAAACACCTGCGTTTCGCCTGGTGGGGCGCAGAAGAGCTGGGCCTGCGCGGATCGCAGTTCTACATCAACAACCTGCCGGCCGCCGAACGCGCCCGCATCAAGGGGTACTTGAACTTCGACATGGTCGGCTCTCCCAACGCCGGATATTTCATCTACGACGGCGACAACTCGGACGGCACGGGTGCCGGTCCAGGACCTGCCGGATCGGCGGCGCTGGAGCAGACCCTCCAGAGCTACTTCACCTCGATCGGCGTGCCGACGCGGGGCACCGACTTCGACGGCCGCTCCGACTACGGGCCGTTCATCGCCGTGGGCATCCCGGCGGGCGGCACGTTCACCGGTGCGGAGGGCATCAAGTCCTCGGCGCAGGCCGCGCTGTGGGGCGGCACGGCCGGGCAGGCGTTCGACGTCTGCTACCACCGCGCCTGCGACACGACCGCCAACATCAACGACACCGCGCTGGACCGCAACGCCGACGCGATCGCGCACGCAGTGTGGACGATCGGCACGGCCGTGCCACCGGTCGTGGTCTGGCAGGACACCTTCGAGACGGCGACCGGCTGGACCGCCGACCCGAACGGCACCGACACCGCCACGCTCGGCCAGTGGGAGCGCGGCGACCCCGAGGCCACCACGTCCTCGGGCGCCAAGCAACTGGGCACGACGGTCAGCGGCACGAACGACCTGGTGACCGGCAGACTGGCCGGCTCGTCGGCAGGCGCCTACGACATCGACGGCGGCGTCACCTCGATCCAGTCGCCGCCGATCACGCTGCCTTCGGCGGGCGCGCTCAACCTGTCTTTGTCGTGGTATCTGGCGCACGGCTCGAACTCCTCCAGCGCCGACTACCTCAGGGTCCGCGTCGTCGGCAACACCACGGCCACGGTGTTCCAGCAGGCAGGCGCGGCCACCAACCGCAACGGCTCCTGGGCCACGGCCACCGCGAGCCTGAACGCCTTCGCGGGCCAGACGGTCCGCATCCTCATCGACGCCGCCGACGCCTCCACTGCCTCACTGGTCGAAGCCGGCGTCGACGACGTCAAGATCACCCGATAG
- a CDS encoding DinB family protein has translation MPQSGEPHMLVSGKHVRQAVAHCVDSLTGIPADRWHVRAGDLEWTCWETLEHLADDLLTYALRFGLAQPMDVPRVPLRISRDRPEGPANVIFGDREAGPEGLLTIVEACGGLLATAVDTAAPTTLAPHVFGASDPEGFAAMGVVETLVHTHDIAQGMHLVLEPPQDLSERALRRLFPDVPITDTPWSTLLWATGRIETPDRPRRENWRWYGVPRGRG, from the coding sequence ATGCCGCAGTCCGGAGAGCCGCACATGCTGGTGAGCGGGAAGCACGTGCGCCAGGCCGTCGCCCACTGTGTCGACAGCCTCACCGGCATCCCTGCGGACCGATGGCACGTCCGGGCCGGCGACCTGGAGTGGACGTGCTGGGAGACCCTCGAGCACCTCGCCGACGACCTGCTCACCTATGCCCTGCGGTTCGGGCTCGCGCAGCCGATGGACGTGCCGCGCGTGCCGCTGCGAATCTCGCGTGATCGGCCCGAAGGGCCGGCCAATGTCATCTTCGGCGACCGCGAGGCAGGGCCTGAGGGACTCCTGACCATCGTGGAGGCGTGCGGCGGACTGCTCGCAACCGCCGTCGACACCGCCGCCCCTACCACCTTGGCCCCGCACGTTTTCGGTGCCTCCGACCCGGAGGGCTTCGCCGCGATGGGCGTCGTCGAGACCCTCGTCCACACGCACGACATTGCTCAGGGAATGCACCTTGTCCTGGAGCCTCCCCAGGACCTGAGTGAGCGGGCCCTGAGGAGGCTGTTCCCCGACGTACCCATCACCGATACTCCGTGGTCGACCCTTCTGTGGGCCACCGGACGCATCGAGACGCCTGACCGCCCCCGCCGGGAGAACTGGCGCTGGTACGGCGTACCACGCGGCCGCGGCTGA
- a CDS encoding CbrC family protein has product MPGAPLQPSPFPLFAAPLKGAAEYAGPGRCSLCALESDAVFELGIGADVIHECAHCDRSFAVAADEHETATVVCSHCGATVPAAGLKDPVVCVSCLRQGKAALTKDTEYGMVRWEDAMRGRTHGVPGLRHASGFELDTPDNDGWAGVFISTETLLELVRTPTYSTWQEERWLFCCSQAMTYLGEWGKDDFFAYDPEDPESAFLMTMRESDTEGVWEHLPDRFPAHTELGSHVFACRTCNGRRGHLDLG; this is encoded by the coding sequence ATGCCTGGCGCACCTTTACAGCCGTCCCCCTTCCCCCTGTTCGCGGCGCCGCTGAAGGGGGCCGCCGAGTACGCCGGACCTGGTCGCTGCTCCTTGTGCGCGCTGGAATCGGACGCCGTCTTTGAGCTCGGCATCGGCGCCGATGTCATCCACGAATGCGCGCACTGCGATCGGTCATTCGCGGTGGCGGCCGACGAACATGAGACGGCCACGGTGGTCTGTTCGCACTGCGGAGCCACAGTGCCGGCGGCCGGTCTGAAAGATCCGGTGGTCTGTGTCTCCTGCCTGCGCCAGGGTAAGGCGGCCCTGACCAAGGACACCGAATACGGAATGGTGCGTTGGGAGGACGCCATGCGCGGTCGCACCCACGGCGTGCCCGGTCTTCGCCACGCCTCCGGGTTCGAGCTCGACACGCCTGACAACGACGGCTGGGCCGGGGTCTTCATCTCCACGGAGACCCTTCTCGAACTCGTGCGCACGCCGACGTACTCGACCTGGCAAGAAGAGAGATGGCTGTTCTGCTGCAGCCAGGCCATGACGTACCTCGGCGAGTGGGGCAAGGACGACTTCTTCGCCTATGATCCCGAGGATCCAGAGAGCGCCTTCCTGATGACCATGCGCGAGAGCGACACGGAAGGCGTATGGGAACATCTCCCCGACCGCTTCCCCGCCCATACCGAGCTCGGCTCCCACGTCTTCGCCTGCCGCACGTGCAACGGCCGCCGCGGTCACCTGGACCTGGGATAA